From Halotia branconii CENA392, the proteins below share one genomic window:
- a CDS encoding PRC-barrel domain-containing protein — MTSEQIIRRSDILNTQVITRDNGKRLGIVNQIWVDIDQREVVALGLRDSLISISGLPRYMYLNNVNQIGDVILVDNEDVIEDIEVDTLSNLINWEVITETGEVLGRVRGFKFNGETGKLESIAIASLGLPQIPDQFLSTYEFSVDEIVSTGPSRLIVFEGAEERVNQLTVGVLERLGIGKAPWERDMEEEFGYSAPRTTPASNQLPSGVPLQPPQPRVRTPEPIAREEEWTEDYVEEERPRREVMRARQYESIQYEEDEEDNWSEATGSDRYQEPPKYEPKAYVDEYDDYDDLESDAWEDTPPQPVNIPKKVKERQPEYEEEGGY; from the coding sequence ATGACCTCTGAACAGATAATTAGGCGTTCCGACATATTAAACACCCAGGTAATTACCCGTGACAACGGTAAGCGGCTAGGTATTGTCAATCAAATTTGGGTTGATATAGATCAAAGAGAGGTTGTGGCTCTTGGCTTACGAGACAGCCTGATCTCTATTTCTGGTCTACCACGCTATATGTACCTCAACAACGTCAACCAAATCGGGGATGTCATCCTGGTTGATAATGAAGATGTTATCGAAGATATTGAAGTTGACACCCTCAGTAACCTGATTAACTGGGAAGTAATCACAGAAACAGGTGAAGTACTAGGCAGAGTCAGGGGCTTCAAATTTAACGGCGAAACAGGTAAGCTAGAATCTATAGCGATCGCTTCTTTAGGATTACCCCAAATTCCTGACCAGTTTCTCAGTACCTACGAATTTTCGGTGGATGAAATCGTCAGCACAGGCCCTAGTCGGTTGATTGTGTTTGAAGGAGCCGAAGAAAGAGTCAATCAGTTAACTGTTGGTGTACTGGAACGCTTGGGTATTGGTAAAGCCCCCTGGGAGCGTGATATGGAAGAGGAATTTGGCTATAGCGCTCCTCGCACCACTCCAGCATCTAATCAACTACCCAGTGGCGTACCATTACAGCCACCTCAACCCAGAGTTCGTACCCCCGAACCCATAGCACGGGAAGAAGAATGGACTGAAGACTATGTGGAAGAAGAAAGACCACGGCGCGAGGTAATGAGAGCGCGACAGTACGAATCCATTCAATACGAAGAAGACGAGGAAGATAACTGGAGCGAGGCTACAGGTAGTGATAGGTATCAAGAACCGCCCAAGTATGAACCCAAGGCTTACGTTGATGAATACGACGATTATGATGACCTAGAAAGTGATGCTTGGGAAGATACACCGCCACAACCAGTGAATATTCCTAAAAAAGTCAAGGAAAGGCAGCCAGAATATGAAGAGGAAGGCGGATACTAA